A single genomic interval of Desulfovibrio intestinalis harbors:
- a CDS encoding DUF1844 domain-containing protein, whose amino-acid sequence MSQNSCGCSSGPMPEVTFSTFILSLASSALVHLGEVPNPETGSMETSLPMAKHSIDVLEMLHMKTQNCLDDQERKLLESILFELRMKFVMKCGPNCECLSGKDQKPA is encoded by the coding sequence ATGAGCCAGAATTCCTGCGGATGCTCATCCGGGCCTATGCCTGAAGTGACGTTTTCTACGTTTATTCTTTCTCTTGCTTCTTCCGCTCTGGTGCACTTGGGTGAAGTTCCCAACCCGGAAACCGGAAGTATGGAAACCAGCCTGCCTATGGCCAAGCACAGTATTGACGTGCTTGAGATGCTGCACATGAAGACACAGAACTGCCTTGACGATCAGGAGCGCAAGCTGCTTGAAAGCATTCTGTTTGAACTGCGCATGAAGTTTGTCATGAAATGCGGGCCCAACTGTGAATGCCTGTCCGGCAAGGATCAGAAGCCCGCATAA
- a CDS encoding pyridoxal-phosphate-dependent aminotransferase family protein — protein sequence MLNKFRLLTPGPTPLPERVRLVLARDMIHHRKGEFKEIMAQVQVSLKTLFGTTSTVLPLSCSGTGAMTAAVYNLFAPGQKVLVIEGGKFGQRWREIALSHGLEVESIVVPWGKAVAPQAVEAALKADPSIAGVLIQLSETSTGVLHPVEEVARITRNSETLLLVDGISAVGLSPCPMDAWGVDCLLTGSQKGLMLPPGLALLALSERAWACAEKQTPGCFYFNLIKEREYVHKGQTLFTSPVGLILGLKESLDMLLENGLRALYAKQWALTMLTRASLTAMGLELFAKKDFAWGITSVMLPDGVDGVEVLRMAQEKHGVSMAGGQDHFKGRMARVGHMGWVDWADVVAGIYALNDCLCSVGGYCGSRDYIEQGLAAYRAALAGEPGEPLPLVYNS from the coding sequence ATGCTCAACAAGTTTCGCCTGCTCACTCCCGGCCCCACGCCTCTGCCGGAGCGCGTGCGCCTGGTTCTGGCCAGGGACATGATCCATCACCGCAAGGGTGAATTCAAAGAGATCATGGCGCAGGTACAGGTAAGCCTGAAAACGCTTTTTGGCACTACCAGCACAGTGTTGCCCTTGTCCTGTTCCGGTACGGGCGCAATGACGGCGGCTGTTTACAATCTCTTTGCCCCCGGCCAGAAAGTGCTGGTGATTGAGGGCGGCAAGTTCGGCCAGCGGTGGCGTGAAATTGCCCTTTCGCACGGCCTTGAGGTAGAATCCATTGTTGTGCCCTGGGGTAAAGCTGTCGCACCGCAGGCTGTGGAAGCGGCCCTGAAGGCTGATCCGTCCATCGCTGGCGTGCTTATTCAGCTTTCTGAAACGTCTACGGGCGTGCTGCATCCTGTGGAAGAAGTGGCCCGCATCACGCGCAACAGCGAAACGCTGCTGCTGGTGGACGGCATATCCGCAGTGGGGCTTTCCCCCTGCCCGATGGACGCCTGGGGCGTGGACTGCCTGCTCACTGGCTCGCAAAAAGGCCTTATGCTGCCTCCTGGCCTCGCCCTGCTGGCCCTGTCCGAAAGGGCGTGGGCATGCGCCGAAAAACAGACGCCGGGCTGTTTCTATTTCAATTTGATCAAGGAACGGGAGTACGTTCACAAGGGCCAGACGCTCTTCACTTCCCCCGTGGGGCTTATCCTTGGGCTCAAGGAAAGCCTGGATATGCTGCTTGAGAACGGCCTTAGAGCTCTTTATGCCAAGCAATGGGCGCTGACCATGCTGACCCGCGCCAGCCTTACGGCTATGGGGCTGGAGCTATTTGCCAAAAAAGACTTTGCCTGGGGCATCACCAGTGTGATGCTGCCTGACGGCGTTGACGGCGTTGAAGTTCTGCGCATGGCGCAGGAAAAACACGGCGTGTCGATGGCAGGCGGGCAGGACCACTTCAAGGGCCGCATGGCGCGCGTTGGGCACATGGGCTGGGTAGACTGGGCCGATGTGGTTGCCGGTATTTACGCGCTTAATGACTGCCTGTGCTCCGTGGGCGGATATTGTGGCTCACGTGATTACATTGAACAGGGTTTGGCCGCCTACCGCGCCGCTCTTGCGGGCGAACCGGGCGAACCTCTGCCCCTTGTGTACAACAGTTAG
- the argC gene encoding N-acetyl-gamma-glutamyl-phosphate reductase gives MKTFKAGLVGITGYAGMELARLLVSHPSMRLSMACSRAEAGKRLGEYYPFLEHMPGSDVVISVFDAEQAAKECDVVFLAVPAGTAMDMAAPLLKAGTKVVDLSADFRLRDPEIYTEWYRHEHTHKDILPRAVYGLPELYAAEVSRASLIANPGCYPTSVILGLYAAIKNGLVETDDIVVDAKSGATGAGRKAALGTLFCEVSDNFRAYGLPTHRHTPEIEQEVSLLAGHEVRLSFNTHILPLNRGILSTIYTKLKNPATTLDQVREAFMATWAHSPWIRVLPKGSLPETRYVRGSMFCDLGLVVDPRTGRLTILSAIDNLCRGASGQALANANLMCGLPVGTGLDMLAPLP, from the coding sequence ATGAAGACATTCAAAGCTGGTCTGGTGGGTATTACGGGGTATGCGGGCATGGAACTGGCGCGGCTTTTGGTCAGCCATCCGTCTATGCGCCTAAGCATGGCCTGTTCGCGGGCCGAGGCTGGCAAACGCCTTGGCGAATACTACCCATTTCTGGAACACATGCCCGGTTCGGATGTTGTCATAAGCGTCTTTGATGCAGAACAGGCTGCCAAAGAATGTGATGTGGTTTTTCTTGCCGTGCCTGCGGGTACAGCTATGGACATGGCCGCGCCCTTGCTGAAGGCCGGAACCAAAGTTGTGGACCTTTCTGCCGATTTTCGCCTGCGTGACCCTGAAATCTATACTGAATGGTACAGGCACGAACACACGCACAAAGACATCCTGCCCAGAGCCGTCTATGGCCTGCCGGAACTCTATGCTGCGGAAGTGTCGCGCGCCAGCCTTATCGCCAACCCCGGCTGCTATCCCACATCGGTGATTCTGGGCCTCTACGCGGCAATAAAGAACGGGCTTGTTGAAACAGACGATATTGTGGTGGACGCCAAGTCCGGTGCTACAGGTGCGGGCCGCAAGGCCGCTTTGGGAACGCTTTTCTGCGAAGTGTCGGATAATTTCCGCGCTTACGGCCTGCCCACGCACAGGCACACGCCGGAAATCGAGCAGGAGGTCTCTCTCCTGGCTGGTCACGAGGTGCGCCTTTCTTTCAACACCCATATTTTGCCGCTCAACCGGGGTATTTTGTCCACCATTTATACAAAACTGAAGAACCCTGCCACAACGCTGGATCAAGTACGCGAAGCCTTTATGGCCACCTGGGCGCACAGCCCCTGGATACGCGTGTTGCCCAAGGGATCTTTGCCCGAAACACGCTATGTGCGCGGCAGCATGTTCTGCGATCTTGGTCTTGTGGTAGACCCCCGCACAGGCAGGCTCACCATTTTGTCTGCCATTGACAATCTGTGCCGCGGCGCTTCGGGGCAGGCTCTGGCCAATGCCAACCTTATGTGCGGTCTGCCCGTGGGAACGGGGCTGGATATGCTGGCCCCCCTGCCCTAA